The following coding sequences lie in one Psychrobacter arenosus genomic window:
- the gcvP gene encoding aminomethyl-transferring glycine dehydrogenase — protein sequence MTSTATFASLFNEAEFIYRHLGSDASEQAELLKAIGYDDMDSFIDDTVPAPVRMNKDLDLPAAMSEHAALAKLRAMADDITVNKSYIGQGYSPVRMPAVIQRNVLENPGWYTAYTPYQAEIAQGRLEALLNFQQVCIDLTGLELAGASLLDEATAAAEGMAMAKRVSKSKSNQFFVDDRVYPQTLDVIKTRAQYFGWEVVVGDFETAKAGDFFGALFQYVGREGDVVDLTDVISAVKEKKTYALVASDILSLVLLKSPADMGADVALGSTQRFGIPMGFGGPHAAYFAFSDKAKRSAPGRIIGVSKDAQGNMALRMALQTREQHIRREKANSNICTSQVLLANLAGMYAVYHGPEGLKRIATRIHAMATAFADVISADDGKLSVVHSQFFDSVVVDCGDAKLATQIFENAENIGYNLWQISDTKLLVAFSETSDNADFEVLTQLFVNKAHSLPADARIALDDAHMRKDEILTHPVFNSHHTEHEMLRYLKSLEDKDLAMNRSMISLGSCTMKLNATSEMLPITWNEFANVHPFAPREQVGGYIAMIDSLQEQLKAITGFDDISMQPNSGASGEYAGLLAIRRYHESLGQPDRDVCLIPKSAHGTNPATAQMMGMEVVVVNTDENGNVDLDDLKAKCEANSDKLGALMVTYPSTHGVFEAGIRDICNLIHEHGGQVYMDGANMNAQVGIMQPAEVGADVLHMNLHKTFCIPHGGGGPGMGPIGMKSHLAPFKANHSISPVHNAPKDLSAVSAAPYGSASILPISWMYVAMMGRDGLLAATKLALLNANYVANQLKDDYPVLYTGSNGRVAHECIIDIRPLKEETGISETDIAKRLMDYGFHSPTMSFPVAGTLMIEPTESESKEELDRFIAALKSIKAEALKVKAGTDGWTADNNPLVNAPHTAFVITAVEWNYPYSRETAAFPLDYIRNNKFWPSVGRVDDVYGDKNLICSCPGIENYM from the coding sequence ATGACCTCTACTGCTACCTTTGCCAGCTTATTTAACGAAGCTGAATTTATTTATCGTCATCTAGGCTCAGACGCTAGCGAGCAAGCAGAATTGCTAAAAGCTATCGGCTATGATGATATGGACAGCTTTATCGATGATACGGTGCCCGCTCCTGTCCGTATGAATAAAGACTTAGACCTGCCTGCAGCGATGAGCGAGCACGCTGCCCTAGCGAAATTACGCGCGATGGCAGACGATATCACTGTGAATAAGAGCTATATCGGTCAAGGCTACTCGCCCGTCCGTATGCCCGCTGTGATTCAACGTAACGTACTAGAAAATCCAGGCTGGTACACGGCTTATACGCCTTACCAAGCTGAGATTGCGCAAGGTCGCCTTGAAGCCCTATTAAACTTCCAACAGGTTTGTATTGACCTAACTGGTTTGGAGTTGGCTGGTGCCTCATTGCTAGATGAAGCGACGGCTGCGGCTGAAGGTATGGCGATGGCCAAACGCGTCAGCAAGAGTAAATCAAACCAATTCTTCGTTGATGACCGTGTCTATCCACAAACCCTAGACGTTATCAAAACCCGCGCCCAATACTTTGGTTGGGAAGTGGTGGTTGGTGATTTCGAAACTGCCAAAGCTGGTGATTTTTTCGGCGCATTATTCCAGTACGTTGGCCGTGAAGGCGATGTGGTAGATTTGACCGACGTCATCAGCGCAGTGAAAGAAAAGAAAACTTATGCCTTAGTAGCTAGCGATATTTTAAGCTTAGTCTTGCTGAAATCGCCTGCTGATATGGGCGCGGACGTGGCTTTAGGCAGCACACAGCGTTTTGGTATCCCTATGGGCTTCGGTGGTCCACACGCCGCTTACTTTGCCTTTAGCGATAAAGCCAAACGTTCAGCGCCTGGTCGTATCATCGGCGTATCAAAAGACGCGCAGGGTAATATGGCGTTGCGTATGGCGCTACAGACTCGTGAGCAACATATTCGCCGCGAAAAAGCCAACTCTAACATCTGTACCTCGCAGGTCTTGCTCGCCAACCTAGCCGGTATGTATGCCGTTTATCATGGCCCAGAAGGTCTAAAGCGTATTGCCACGCGTATCCATGCTATGGCTACCGCTTTCGCTGACGTTATCAGTGCAGACGATGGCAAATTATCAGTTGTACATTCACAATTCTTCGACTCAGTCGTTGTCGATTGTGGTGATGCCAAACTGGCCACGCAAATCTTTGAAAATGCAGAAAACATTGGCTATAACCTCTGGCAAATCAGCGACACGAAACTGTTAGTCGCCTTTAGTGAAACCAGTGACAATGCTGACTTTGAAGTATTAACGCAACTGTTCGTTAATAAAGCCCATAGCTTACCAGCGGACGCTCGTATTGCCCTAGATGATGCGCATATGCGTAAAGATGAGATACTCACGCACCCTGTGTTTAACTCGCACCATACCGAGCACGAAATGCTACGCTATTTGAAGTCTTTAGAAGATAAAGACTTGGCGATGAACCGCAGCATGATCTCTCTTGGCAGCTGTACTATGAAGCTGAACGCTACTAGCGAGATGTTGCCTATCACTTGGAACGAGTTTGCCAACGTGCATCCTTTTGCGCCACGTGAGCAAGTCGGCGGTTATATCGCGATGATCGACAGCTTACAAGAGCAGTTAAAAGCCATCACTGGCTTTGACGATATCTCTATGCAGCCTAACTCAGGGGCATCTGGTGAATACGCGGGTCTATTAGCGATTCGTCGTTACCACGAGTCACTCGGTCAGCCAGACCGTGACGTCTGCTTAATCCCTAAATCTGCTCACGGCACCAACCCAGCTACGGCACAGATGATGGGCATGGAAGTTGTGGTTGTAAATACTGACGAAAACGGTAATGTCGATTTAGACGATCTAAAAGCTAAGTGTGAAGCCAATAGCGATAAGCTCGGCGCGTTGATGGTGACTTATCCATCTACTCATGGCGTTTTTGAAGCCGGTATCCGTGATATCTGTAACCTTATCCATGAACACGGTGGTCAGGTCTATATGGACGGCGCTAACATGAACGCTCAGGTTGGCATTATGCAGCCTGCGGAAGTTGGTGCGGATGTACTGCACATGAACTTGCATAAAACCTTCTGTATCCCACACGGCGGCGGCGGTCCTGGTATGGGCCCTATCGGTATGAAGTCGCACTTAGCGCCTTTCAAAGCCAACCACTCTATCAGCCCTGTGCATAATGCACCGAAAGACTTGTCTGCGGTATCTGCGGCGCCTTATGGTTCAGCGAGCATCCTACCGATCTCTTGGATGTATGTAGCTATGATGGGCCGTGATGGCTTATTGGCAGCGACTAAGCTTGCTCTTTTGAACGCCAACTATGTTGCCAATCAGCTTAAAGACGACTACCCAGTCCTTTACACCGGTAGCAATGGCCGCGTAGCGCATGAGTGCATCATCGATATTCGTCCGCTTAAAGAAGAGACGGGTATTTCTGAAACAGACATCGCGAAGCGCTTGATGGACTATGGTTTCCACTCACCTACCATGAGTTTCCCAGTAGCGGGTACCTTGATGATTGAGCCTACAGAATCTGAATCTAAAGAAGAGTTAGATCGCTTTATCGCCGCGTTAAAATCTATCAAAGCGGAAGCGTTAAAAGTGAAAGCAGGGACAGACGGCTGGACCGCGGACAACAACCCATTGGTCAATGCGCCGCATACTGCTTTTGTTATCACAGCGGTAGAGTGGAACTATCCGTACAGCCGCGAAACGGCTGCGTTCCCATTAGACTATATCCGCAATAACAAGTTCTGGCCTTCGGTCGGTCGTGTGGATGATGTCTATGGCGACAAAAACTTGATATGTAGCTGCCCAGGTATCGAAAACTATATGTAA
- a CDS encoding esterase/lipase family protein — MTLSTPAKTSRPLVVLIHGLHHRAWVMRPLAKYLRAADFHTYELGYRSVRNPIAQHSEQLNNWLLLNHNPDEPIHLVGHSLGGLVIRDFIQRYPSWQIDRCVTLGTPHSGSISADYVKKLLPPFIGHAYQGGLDGTVAPLPDDICLGVIAGSSPYGLGQFFLRHHNRRNNLPKSERAHDGSVYIYETRLANANDHVVLPVNHTAMLVNPQVAEQTLYFLQHGQFKR, encoded by the coding sequence ATGACACTGTCGACGCCTGCTAAGACTAGCCGCCCCTTAGTCGTATTAATTCATGGGTTGCATCATCGCGCTTGGGTCATGCGGCCATTAGCCAAATATCTGCGTGCTGCTGACTTTCACACTTATGAGTTGGGCTATCGCAGCGTCCGTAATCCTATCGCCCAGCATAGCGAACAGCTAAACAACTGGCTACTGCTAAATCATAATCCTGACGAGCCTATTCACTTGGTCGGTCACAGTCTAGGCGGCCTAGTGATTCGTGACTTTATTCAGCGCTATCCAAGTTGGCAAATCGACCGCTGCGTGACTTTAGGCACTCCGCATAGCGGCAGTATTAGCGCGGATTATGTCAAAAAACTGCTCCCTCCTTTCATTGGTCACGCTTACCAAGGCGGACTAGATGGTACCGTAGCGCCCTTACCCGATGATATCTGTCTGGGCGTGATTGCCGGCAGCTCACCTTATGGTCTTGGCCAGTTTTTTTTAAGGCATCACAATCGCCGTAATAACCTGCCTAAAAGTGAGCGTGCTCACGACGGCTCGGTTTATATTTATGAGACCCGCTTAGCCAATGCCAATGACCATGTTGTCTTACCGGTTAATCATACCGCTATGTTGGTCAACCCTCAGGTCGCTGAGCAAACGCTATATTTTCTACAGCATGGCCAATTTAAGCGCTAA
- a CDS encoding ribonuclease D, producing the protein MTEKIASIHDSTKIANPQAILADLQASQQLPVYWVTDFDSLEQCLDDLETRERIALDTEFIKRDTYYPKLALVQINTGEAIYLIDAPKLDLSEFWVVLEEMPLMIWHACGEDLGIFYLLSECEALTNVFDTQIALSYLTSQLQMGYQQALKDELAIEVTKGESQSDWLARPLTDEQEQYAIDDVRYLLCLYDALQAQLVAKDLVDKVTEDCQLYAKELYDAANVEDDATYLAMVDFRYTGEQLAVLQAVSAWREALARATNQPKTFILKKQAVRDVVTELPSTMKHLTYKTSMHRSMLRLYGPELLTVINEARALKEADQPPKILAPYRSKDKTISKAVQKIVDDYEAETGVPANVLMRKKWLSQLYEVVAYDLPLEELPEGLKGWRYPWVTQTVIPLIATHKEALQAGMGVDDDDYSAAGG; encoded by the coding sequence ATGACCGAAAAAATCGCCAGTATTCACGATTCAACCAAGATCGCTAATCCGCAAGCTATCCTTGCTGACCTGCAAGCATCGCAACAATTACCGGTGTATTGGGTGACCGACTTTGACAGCTTAGAGCAGTGTTTGGATGACTTAGAGACGCGCGAGCGCATCGCCTTAGATACTGAGTTTATTAAACGCGATACTTACTACCCTAAGTTGGCATTGGTGCAAATCAATACCGGCGAGGCGATTTATCTGATTGATGCGCCCAAGCTAGATTTGAGTGAGTTTTGGGTGGTTTTAGAAGAGATGCCATTGATGATTTGGCATGCCTGTGGCGAAGATTTAGGTATCTTTTATTTGCTTTCAGAGTGTGAAGCGCTGACCAATGTGTTTGATACCCAGATTGCATTATCGTATCTGACCAGTCAGTTGCAGATGGGCTATCAGCAAGCGCTAAAAGACGAGTTGGCAATCGAGGTCACCAAAGGCGAGAGCCAGTCGGATTGGTTGGCACGCCCGCTGACGGATGAGCAAGAGCAATATGCTATCGATGATGTGCGCTATTTGCTGTGTCTGTACGATGCTTTGCAGGCGCAACTGGTCGCTAAAGACTTGGTCGATAAGGTGACCGAAGACTGCCAACTGTATGCCAAAGAGTTGTATGACGCAGCCAATGTCGAAGATGACGCTACCTATTTGGCTATGGTGGACTTTCGCTATACTGGTGAGCAGTTGGCGGTGTTGCAAGCCGTATCCGCTTGGCGTGAAGCGCTAGCCCGCGCGACCAATCAACCCAAGACTTTCATCCTAAAAAAACAAGCTGTACGCGATGTAGTCACAGAATTGCCCTCGACCATGAAGCATCTGACCTATAAGACCTCGATGCATCGCAGCATGTTGCGCTTGTACGGCCCAGAGCTGTTAACGGTCATCAATGAGGCGCGTGCCCTTAAAGAGGCGGATCAGCCGCCGAAAATACTAGCCCCGTATCGCTCAAAGGATAAAACCATCTCTAAAGCCGTACAAAAAATCGTTGATGATTATGAAGCGGAAACCGGTGTCCCTGCCAACGTGTTAATGCGTAAAAAGTGGCTGTCGCAATTGTATGAAGTGGTTGCCTACGATTTGCCGCTAGAAGAGCTGCCAGAAGGGCTTAAAGGCTGGCGCTATCCTTGGGTGACTCAGACGGTTATCCCCTTAATTGCCACCCATAAAGAAGCGCTACAGGCGGGTATGGGCGTAGACGATGACGATTATTCAGCAGCGGGCGGTTGA
- the recR gene encoding recombination mediator RecR, whose amino-acid sequence MLTQKFDTLVKQLRVLPGVGQKTAQRMALHLLTQKRPQGIALAQALDVAMHDIIECHRCHSFSDDDVCPICLDPRRDDAILCVVETAADVMAIEQTAGFRGRYFVLGGHLSPLDGINADDLNIDQLIWRLKQEPIDELILATGTTVEGQTTAHFISEAAKNHVSKVTRIAQGIPMGGELEYLDSMTLSQALLNRSFI is encoded by the coding sequence TTGCTGACACAAAAGTTTGATACGCTAGTTAAGCAGTTGCGAGTATTGCCAGGGGTGGGTCAAAAGACCGCCCAGCGTATGGCCTTGCACCTATTAACTCAAAAACGCCCGCAAGGTATTGCGCTTGCCCAAGCGCTCGATGTGGCTATGCACGATATTATCGAATGTCACCGTTGCCACTCTTTTAGCGATGATGACGTCTGTCCGATTTGTTTAGACCCGCGCCGCGATGATGCGATATTATGTGTGGTAGAGACCGCAGCGGACGTCATGGCTATCGAGCAGACGGCAGGTTTCCGTGGGCGTTATTTCGTCTTGGGCGGGCATTTATCCCCACTCGATGGTATCAATGCGGATGATTTGAATATTGACCAGCTTATTTGGCGGTTAAAGCAAGAGCCTATCGACGAGTTAATTCTGGCAACGGGCACGACCGTAGAGGGGCAGACCACTGCGCACTTTATCTCGGAAGCTGCTAAAAATCATGTCAGTAAAGTGACTCGTATTGCCCAAGGGATTCCTATGGGCGGCGAGTTAGAGTACTTAGACAGTATGACGTTGTCCCAAGCCTTATTGAACCGTTCCTTTATTTAA
- a CDS encoding YbaB/EbfC family nucleoid-associated protein translates to MNIQALMQQAQTMQKQVEVNVEKAKKDLATKEVHAEAGSGLVKVTMTGRHVVKRLSIDPSLLEDEPDMIEDLIAAAINDAVRQADELSEATMSNATSGMGLPPGMQGLFG, encoded by the coding sequence ATGAATATTCAAGCTTTGATGCAACAAGCACAAACCATGCAAAAGCAAGTTGAAGTCAATGTCGAAAAAGCTAAAAAAGACCTAGCCACTAAAGAAGTTCACGCCGAAGCGGGCAGCGGTCTTGTTAAAGTCACTATGACCGGTCGTCATGTGGTCAAGCGTCTGAGCATCGATCCTAGCCTGCTAGAAGATGAGCCAGATATGATTGAAGACCTTATTGCTGCGGCTATCAATGACGCCGTGCGTCAAGCAGACGAGCTATCAGAAGCTACTATGTCAAATGCGACTAGCGGCATGGGCTTACCACCAGGTATGCAAGGTCTATTTGGCTAA
- a CDS encoding O-succinylhomoserine sulfhydrylase produces MTQSSKVTPSTTSNNASVLDRNWQDDALDLSAGYGMQTIAVRAGQHRTDEGEHSEPIFTTSSYVYQSAADAAAHFDGSKKGNVYSRHTNPSVRTFERRLAALEGGERAVATASGMGAILTMCLAYLQAGDHLLAAKQLFGSSIGLFNNYFVKYGVEVSYVDCTDNDAWAAAMQDNTKVIYCESPSNPLGQIADMTFLSELAHKQGALFIVDNCFATPAIQKPLDFGADIVIHSATKYIDGQGRVLGGALVGNEELMQQAFTVVRSGGISMSPFNAWVFTKGLETLALRMQAHCQNANKVAKFLAGHPKVSRVHFSGLKDHPAHELATRQHYRQDCYGAIMGFEVVGEGKSPKEAAWHVIDSTQMVSITNNLGDMKTTITHPSTTTHFRLKPEDRADAGVTDGLIRLSVGLEDVEDIIADLARGLDTL; encoded by the coding sequence ATGACCCAATCTTCCAAGGTAACACCCAGCACCACTAGTAATAACGCGTCAGTCTTAGACCGCAACTGGCAAGATGATGCCCTAGATTTATCGGCAGGTTACGGCATGCAGACGATAGCCGTCAGAGCCGGTCAGCACCGTACCGATGAAGGCGAGCACTCAGAACCTATCTTTACCACCAGCTCGTATGTCTATCAATCGGCAGCCGATGCCGCAGCGCATTTTGATGGCAGTAAAAAAGGCAACGTTTACTCGCGTCATACCAACCCTAGCGTGCGAACTTTTGAGCGACGTTTAGCGGCTTTAGAAGGTGGTGAGCGTGCTGTCGCTACCGCTTCTGGGATGGGCGCGATACTGACCATGTGCTTAGCCTATCTGCAAGCTGGCGATCACCTGTTGGCGGCAAAGCAACTGTTTGGCTCTTCTATTGGTCTGTTTAACAACTATTTTGTTAAATACGGCGTTGAAGTCAGCTACGTCGATTGCACGGATAACGACGCTTGGGCGGCGGCGATGCAAGACAATACTAAAGTGATTTATTGTGAAAGCCCGAGTAATCCTTTAGGGCAAATTGCTGACATGACTTTTTTAAGTGAGTTGGCGCATAAGCAGGGCGCGTTGTTTATCGTAGACAATTGCTTTGCCACCCCAGCTATTCAAAAGCCTTTAGATTTTGGGGCGGATATTGTCATTCATTCGGCGACTAAATATATCGATGGTCAAGGTCGTGTATTGGGCGGCGCTTTGGTCGGTAATGAAGAGCTGATGCAGCAGGCCTTTACCGTGGTGCGTTCTGGCGGTATTAGCATGAGTCCTTTTAACGCTTGGGTGTTTACCAAAGGCTTGGAAACTTTAGCCTTACGCATGCAGGCGCATTGCCAAAATGCCAATAAGGTCGCTAAATTTTTAGCTGGGCATCCCAAAGTTAGCCGCGTACATTTCTCAGGGCTTAAGGACCATCCTGCTCATGAGTTGGCTACCCGTCAGCACTATCGCCAAGACTGCTACGGCGCGATTATGGGCTTTGAGGTCGTAGGTGAGGGCAAGTCGCCAAAAGAAGCCGCTTGGCATGTGATTGATAGCACGCAAATGGTCTCCATTACTAACAATTTAGGCGATATGAAGACGACGATAACGCACCCTTCAACGACCACCCATTTTCGCTTAAAACCAGAAGATAGAGCCGATGCTGGCGTGACGGATGGCTTAATTCGTTTGTCGGTAGGCTTAGAAGATGTAGAAGATATCATCGCGGATCTGGCGCGCGGTTTAGACACGCTATAG
- a CDS encoding phospholipase D family protein codes for MALSRLRSTTLLPLLVAPTLLISGCQHLPAQPHLPESQALTKRVEALYSQPESEVATESQPDTSDTEAELLAQADAADETAESTSNPVTTTKDTAAIAAANSQPSTIAERIQNYDLAASISEQHKIHPELSGYYPIVTGANAFASRSILTGMAEKNIDVQYYIWHNDQAGQLMLKDLWDAAERGVMVRLLLDDFNTDAKFDDHLRRFASHPNISVRIINPLLYRKFQSLNFVTSLPRINRRMHNKSMIFDKQITIIGGRNIGNEYLSNDQNSQFADLDVLLIGRVVADISQSFSHYWNSSMSYDIETLVKADKDDTDFLQSLDKINGDADSGPRSSLSVYKAAIEDSTIDSDLLNKRVPFRWTDMQFLSDDVGKLSKTAPPNSNLVHQLRTLLGTPTQQLTIISSYFVPTKDGVGALIQLAEKGIKIRILTNSFDATDVTAVHSGYSQWRPALLNAGIKIYELKSTASEEKRENKLWRARSQSSTSLHAKTFAVDDHQVFIGSYNVDPRSANINTEMGVIINDDELAKQLHEALDDDLLDQAYEVTITPAGQLQWKTLEGGKLVTYDKEPAVDLADQIWLTIMSWLPIDWLL; via the coding sequence ATGGCACTGTCCCGATTGCGCTCAACGACTCTATTACCTTTGTTGGTAGCCCCGACTCTATTGATTAGTGGCTGTCAGCATCTGCCTGCGCAGCCGCATTTGCCAGAGAGCCAAGCGTTGACCAAGCGAGTAGAAGCGCTATACAGCCAACCAGAGAGCGAGGTAGCAACAGAGTCGCAGCCAGATACTTCAGACACTGAGGCGGAGTTGCTAGCGCAAGCAGATGCTGCTGATGAGACCGCTGAGTCCACCAGTAATCCCGTCACCACGACCAAAGATACCGCAGCCATAGCGGCGGCAAACTCACAGCCTTCGACTATCGCCGAACGTATCCAAAACTATGACTTGGCGGCGTCTATTAGTGAGCAACATAAAATCCACCCGGAGCTCTCAGGCTATTACCCTATCGTCACCGGTGCCAATGCTTTTGCCTCACGCAGCATCTTGACCGGTATGGCCGAAAAAAATATCGATGTGCAGTACTATATTTGGCACAACGATCAGGCGGGACAACTGATGCTCAAAGACCTGTGGGATGCAGCCGAGCGCGGCGTCATGGTACGGTTGCTCTTGGATGACTTTAATACGGATGCCAAATTTGATGATCATTTGCGCCGGTTTGCTAGCCACCCGAATATTTCAGTACGTATTATTAACCCACTGCTTTATCGTAAGTTTCAGTCGCTAAATTTTGTGACCAGTTTGCCGCGTATCAACCGCCGTATGCACAATAAAAGCATGATTTTTGATAAGCAAATTACCATTATTGGCGGGCGTAATATTGGTAATGAATACCTAAGTAATGACCAAAACAGTCAGTTTGCCGATTTAGACGTGCTGTTGATTGGCCGCGTCGTCGCTGATATTAGCCAAAGCTTTAGCCATTATTGGAACTCTTCAATGTCTTACGATATTGAAACCTTAGTCAAAGCGGATAAAGACGATACTGATTTTTTACAGTCTTTAGATAAAATTAATGGCGATGCCGATAGCGGTCCACGCAGCAGCTTATCCGTGTATAAGGCGGCAATTGAAGATTCGACGATTGACTCAGATTTATTGAATAAGCGCGTGCCGTTTCGCTGGACCGACATGCAGTTTTTAAGTGACGATGTGGGCAAGCTGAGTAAAACCGCTCCGCCTAACAGCAACTTAGTCCATCAATTGCGTACGTTACTCGGCACCCCTACGCAGCAGCTGACCATTATCTCTTCCTACTTTGTCCCGACTAAAGACGGCGTGGGTGCGCTGATTCAATTGGCTGAAAAAGGGATTAAAATTCGTATTTTGACCAACTCTTTTGATGCTACTGATGTCACGGCGGTCCATTCGGGCTATAGTCAGTGGCGCCCCGCTTTGCTCAATGCTGGGATTAAAATTTACGAGCTTAAATCTACCGCCAGCGAAGAAAAACGCGAAAATAAACTTTGGCGCGCGCGCAGCCAATCTTCGACCAGCTTGCATGCCAAAACCTTTGCGGTTGATGACCATCAAGTGTTTATTGGCTCCTACAACGTTGACCCGCGCTCAGCAAATATTAATACTGAAATGGGCGTCATTATTAATGATGATGAGCTTGCCAAGCAATTGCACGAGGCATTGGACGATGACTTGCTAGATCAAGCCTATGAGGTGACCATCACGCCAGCAGGCCAGTTGCAATGGAAGACCTTAGAGGGTGGCAAACTGGTCACTTATGATAAAGAACCAGCCGTTGATTTAGCGGATCAAATTTGGCTTACGATTATGTCATGGTTACCTATTGACTGGTTGTTATAG